From a single Pelmatolapia mariae isolate MD_Pm_ZW linkage group LG20, Pm_UMD_F_2, whole genome shotgun sequence genomic region:
- the rps21 gene encoding small ribosomal subunit protein eS21, translating into MQNDAGEFVDLYVPRKCSASNRIIGAKDHASIQINIAEVDKVTGRFNGQSKTYAICGPIRRMGESDDSILRLAKNDGVVAKNF; encoded by the exons ATGCAGAACGACGCCGGTGAATTCGTGGACCTGTACGTCCCGCGGAAATG ctcTGCCAGCAACAGGATCATTGGAGCCAAAGACCACGCTTCCATCCAGATCAACATCGCTGAG GTTGATAAGGTGACCGGACGCTTCAACGGTCAGTCCAAGACCTACGCCATCTGCGGCCCCATCCGCAGGATG ggcGAGTCTGACGACTCCATCCTGAGGCTGGCGAAGAACGACGGCGTCGTGGCAAA gaACTTCTGA